Proteins encoded together in one Aminipila butyrica window:
- the trxA gene encoding thioredoxin has translation MAALTVTKDNFQTEVMESDKPVLIDFWASWCGPCKMVSPIVDEIASEVSTAKICKVNIDEQPELASAFNVMSIPTLALIKEGKVVDVAVGARPKKDIVSMLEK, from the coding sequence ATGGCAGCATTAACAGTAACAAAAGATAATTTTCAGACAGAAGTAATGGAATCCGACAAGCCGGTCCTCATCGACTTTTGGGCCTCTTGGTGCGGACCTTGCAAGATGGTCTCCCCTATTGTCGATGAAATCGCATCGGAAGTCTCTACCGCTAAAATCTGTAAGGTCAACATCGACGAGCAGCCGGAGCTGGCCAGTGCCTTCAATGTAATGAGTATTCCTACACTGGCGCTCATTAAAGAAGGCAAAGTGGTAGACGTGGCTGTAGGCGCCCGTCCGAAGAAGGATATCGTATCCATGCTGGAAAAATAA
- the spoVG gene encoding septation regulator SpoVG — MNITDVRVRKVNDDGKMKAVVSVTFDDEFVVHDIKIIEGQNGLFIAMPSRKMGEGDFRDIAHPLISETRNKIKDAIFAEYEKVLEEKVDAAPAE; from the coding sequence TTGAATATTACTGATGTAAGAGTTCGCAAGGTTAACGACGATGGAAAAATGAAGGCTGTTGTCTCTGTTACTTTTGATGATGAGTTCGTTGTACATGACATTAAAATCATCGAAGGGCAAAACGGGCTGTTTATTGCGATGCCTAGCAGAAAGATGGGCGAAGGGGACTTTAGAGATATTGCTCATCCACTGATTTCAGAGACCAGAAACAAAATCAAAGATGCAATCTTTGCCGAATACGAAAAGGTTCTGGAGGAGAAAGTTGACGCTGCTCCCGCAGAGTAG
- a CDS encoding NAD(P)/FAD-dependent oxidoreductase: protein MKRVIVIGNGPAGISAALYTVRAGLQTTIIGNGLGALGKADKIENYYGFEYPVSGTRLVETGIAQAKRLGTKVMKEEVVSISSQTDESDQSSDKPAFLVKTEKAAYEADAVILATGSSRTAPPIPGLRELEGKGVSYCAICDAFFYRGKDVAVLGSGEYALNEVQELLPIAGSVTLLTNGTTPSVPFPKEVAVKTQAISSLDPGPANPLLGGPGALSSATLSDASKVALNGLFVAYGTAGSTALARKIGAFTEGNKITVDAGMATNVPGLYAAGDCTGGLLQIAKAVSDGAVAGTSVVRYLRR, encoded by the coding sequence ATGAAACGTGTTATCGTTATAGGAAACGGCCCGGCCGGCATTTCCGCAGCCCTGTACACCGTGCGCGCCGGCCTCCAGACCACCATCATCGGCAATGGCCTGGGTGCCTTAGGCAAGGCAGACAAAATTGAAAATTATTATGGGTTCGAATATCCCGTGTCCGGTACCCGCCTAGTAGAAACAGGTATCGCTCAAGCCAAACGGCTGGGAACGAAAGTGATGAAGGAAGAAGTTGTCAGCATCAGCAGTCAGACCGACGAATCGGACCAGTCCTCTGACAAACCAGCTTTTTTGGTAAAGACTGAAAAGGCTGCCTATGAGGCAGATGCAGTCATCCTGGCTACCGGCAGCTCCCGCACGGCACCGCCTATTCCCGGCCTTCGAGAGCTGGAAGGCAAGGGCGTCAGCTACTGTGCCATCTGCGACGCTTTTTTCTATCGAGGGAAGGATGTCGCCGTGCTGGGCAGCGGAGAATACGCCCTGAACGAAGTCCAGGAACTGCTGCCAATCGCCGGTTCCGTTACCCTGCTGACCAATGGAACCACCCCTTCGGTACCTTTTCCTAAAGAAGTTGCCGTAAAAACTCAAGCGATTTCCAGTTTAGATCCAGGCCCAGCCAATCCGCTCCTAGGCGGACCGGGAGCCCTGAGCTCCGCTACCCTAAGCGATGCCAGCAAGGTAGCTTTAAACGGACTCTTTGTGGCTTACGGAACAGCAGGAAGCACTGCTCTGGCCAGGAAAATTGGTGCCTTTACCGAGGGGAATAAAATTACAGTGGATGCTGGCATGGCCACCAATGTCCCTGGCCTCTACGCGGCAGGAGACTGCACTGGCGGCCTGCTGCAAATCGCCAAAGCCGTCAGCGATGGTGCTGTCGCCGGCACCTCCGTGGTCCGCTATCTGCGACGCTGA
- the murC gene encoding UDP-N-acetylmuramate--L-alanine ligase — protein sequence MINLSDYNHIHCIGIGGIGLSAIAEILLDRGYTVSGSDMKESEITDRLMKKGAHIFLGQREKNVEGADLVVYSAAVTQDNPEMIRAAELNVPAITRADMLGVLMSEYENSIAVSGTHGKTTTTSMISLILEKAQKDPTILVGGNLSEIGGNVKVGQSEYFVTEACEYMDSFLRLRPRIEIILNIDSDHLDYFKDIDHIVSSFKKFADLVGDGGKIIAYEANPFVNGIVKELPDAITFGYNENCTYYVTDIIFNSFGMPQFYVNHDGKRLCTIQLSIPGEHNILNALAAFACCHSLGVEIESMVSTLESYTGTQRRFDVIGVTSDNVQIVDDYAHHPTEIKATLAAAQNIPHKDLWCLFQPHTFTRTLALFDEFAESFQQADKIILAEIYAAREKNVYKISSKELVNEIKRANPSKDVYYFSDFEEIANFVVNNSQSGDLVITMGAGDIYKVAEIILEKDRRR from the coding sequence GTGATAAATTTATCCGATTATAATCATATACATTGCATTGGAATCGGCGGTATTGGCCTGAGTGCTATCGCTGAGATTTTACTGGATAGAGGGTATACTGTTTCAGGGTCTGATATGAAGGAAAGCGAGATAACAGACAGGCTGATGAAAAAGGGTGCCCATATTTTTTTGGGTCAAAGAGAAAAGAACGTGGAAGGGGCCGACTTAGTGGTTTATTCCGCAGCGGTAACCCAGGATAATCCGGAGATGATTCGGGCAGCTGAGCTGAATGTTCCAGCGATAACTCGGGCAGACATGTTGGGTGTGCTCATGTCGGAATATGAGAACAGCATTGCGGTATCTGGGACCCATGGGAAGACCACGACTACCTCGATGATTTCGCTGATTCTGGAGAAGGCGCAGAAAGATCCGACGATTTTAGTAGGCGGCAACTTATCGGAAATTGGCGGTAATGTGAAGGTGGGCCAGAGCGAATACTTTGTTACCGAAGCCTGTGAATACATGGACAGCTTTCTCCGGTTACGACCTCGGATTGAGATTATTCTGAATATCGACTCCGATCATTTAGATTACTTCAAGGATATAGACCACATTGTCAGCTCCTTTAAAAAATTTGCGGATTTAGTGGGAGATGGCGGCAAGATTATCGCCTATGAAGCGAATCCTTTTGTCAATGGCATTGTCAAGGAACTGCCAGATGCCATCACGTTTGGTTACAATGAGAACTGTACCTATTATGTGACGGATATCATTTTCAACTCCTTTGGCATGCCTCAGTTCTACGTGAATCACGATGGAAAACGCTTGTGCACTATTCAGTTGTCCATACCTGGGGAACATAACATCTTAAACGCCCTGGCAGCCTTTGCCTGCTGTCATTCCTTGGGAGTAGAAATTGAGAGCATGGTGTCCACGCTGGAAAGTTATACGGGTACGCAGCGACGGTTTGACGTCATCGGCGTAACCTCTGACAACGTTCAGATTGTAGACGACTACGCCCATCATCCGACGGAGATTAAGGCAACTCTGGCAGCAGCGCAGAACATTCCTCACAAAGATTTGTGGTGCCTGTTCCAACCGCACACGTTTACCAGAACCTTGGCTCTCTTTGATGAATTTGCCGAGTCTTTTCAGCAGGCAGACAAAATTATTCTTGCAGAAATTTATGCGGCTAGAGAAAAGAACGTCTATAAAATCAGTTCCAAGGAGCTGGTCAATGAGATTAAGCGGGCCAATCCGTCTAAAGATGTGTATTATTTCAGTGACTTTGAAGAGATTGCTAACTTTGTTGTCAACAATTCTCAGAGCGGCGACCTGGTTATCACCATGGGCGCAGGAGACATCTACAAAGTAGCGGAAATTATTTTGGAAAAGGATAGAAGGAGATAA
- the purR gene encoding pur operon repressor produces the protein MKRAERVAAIIKILSDTPNKLYSLNYFCSLFDAAKSSISEDLQTARQTLQSVDLGIIQTIAGAGGGVKYIPHISDESCRQLQDELCEKLRDSSRILGGGFLYTSDIMFDSDIARRAATVFARKFQNYQAEYVATIETKGIPIATMTAHMLNVPMIVIRRESKISEGSTLSINYFSGSSDRVQKMSVSKRAVAPGSKVLIIDDFMRAGGSVKGIKDILGEFDAEIVGTGIVIASTEPDTKKIQDYCTLLYLGKVDENTKEIQVYSNCQIF, from the coding sequence ATGAAACGAGCGGAACGCGTAGCGGCCATCATTAAGATTTTGTCCGATACCCCCAACAAATTATACAGTCTAAACTATTTTTGTTCTCTCTTTGACGCAGCCAAATCCAGCATCAGTGAAGACCTACAAACAGCCAGACAGACTCTTCAGTCCGTGGACCTGGGCATTATCCAGACCATCGCCGGAGCTGGCGGCGGCGTCAAATATATTCCCCACATCTCTGACGAAAGCTGCCGGCAGCTCCAGGATGAGTTGTGTGAAAAACTTCGAGACAGCAGCCGCATTTTAGGCGGTGGGTTCCTCTACACTTCCGACATCATGTTTGATTCGGATATCGCCCGCCGGGCGGCCACCGTCTTTGCCCGAAAATTTCAAAATTACCAGGCCGAATACGTGGCCACCATTGAAACCAAGGGTATTCCCATCGCTACGATGACTGCCCACATGCTCAACGTACCGATGATTGTCATTCGACGGGAAAGTAAAATCTCAGAAGGCTCCACCTTAAGCATTAATTATTTTTCCGGGTCCTCTGACCGGGTACAGAAAATGTCTGTATCCAAGCGGGCGGTAGCCCCCGGTTCCAAGGTTTTGATTATTGACGATTTCATGCGGGCAGGCGGCAGTGTGAAAGGCATCAAGGATATTTTAGGGGAATTTGACGCGGAAATCGTCGGTACTGGTATTGTCATCGCCTCTACCGAACCAGACACGAAAAAAATCCAAGATTACTGCACTTTGCTGTACCTTGGTAAGGTGGATGAAAACACAAAAGAAATCCAAGTCTATAGCAATTGTCAGATTTTTTAA